The following proteins are co-located in the Acidicapsa acidisoli genome:
- a CDS encoding thioesterase family protein — translation MAHYNSFVRIPMFVLRQAIAPLSRIDMLETDVLHLRVWPNDVDFNFHLNNARFLSVMDYGRIHLLARVGLLTPILKARWAPVVGAVWITYRRSLPLWARYQLATHLVCWDERWFYMEQTFVGADGLAAVGWVKGALVNKTGIVPPQKIMDLVQPGIVSPPLPEAIQILNGLTREKLQNAT, via the coding sequence ATGGCCCATTACAACAGCTTCGTCCGGATTCCGATGTTCGTGCTGCGCCAGGCGATCGCGCCGCTGTCGCGTATCGACATGCTGGAGACAGATGTATTGCATCTGCGTGTTTGGCCGAATGACGTCGATTTCAACTTTCATCTCAACAACGCCCGCTTTCTGAGCGTCATGGATTACGGACGCATTCACCTGCTGGCTCGCGTCGGACTGCTTACGCCGATTCTCAAGGCGCGCTGGGCGCCGGTCGTCGGTGCTGTCTGGATCACCTATCGGCGCTCGCTGCCGCTTTGGGCGCGCTATCAGCTTGCTACGCATCTCGTCTGCTGGGATGAGCGCTGGTTTTACATGGAGCAGACCTTTGTTGGCGCGGATGGCCTGGCGGCTGTCGGCTGGGTCAAAGGAGCTTTGGTCAACAAAACCGGTATCGTGCCCCCGCAGAAGATCATGGATCTCGTCCAGCCGGGAATCGTGAGTCCACCGTTGCCCGAGGCGATTCAAATCCTCAATGGGCTTACGCGCGAAAAGCTACAAAATGCGACCTGA
- the lipB gene encoding lipoyl(octanoyl) transferase LipB produces the protein MIQYLYLSRIGYAEALAMQQELVELRHQGRIENTLLLLEHPPVLTLGRNAHRSNILATDEMLARKGVTIHEINRGGDVTYHGPGQLVGYPIFDLRSLQNSTGGRLGPVDYVRRMEEALIRLCAGYGVLTGRVQGRTGVWTNAVAGQEKKIGAIGVHVSRGITSHGFAFNITTDLRDFQWIVPCGIADREVTSLELEMPSPEQLPTLEQAADAAARHFGHVFGEQILAVEGVDSLRGNAGHPIRAAVRV, from the coding sequence ATGATCCAGTACCTCTATCTCAGCCGCATCGGCTACGCCGAAGCCCTCGCGATGCAGCAGGAATTGGTCGAGCTGCGCCACCAGGGTCGCATCGAAAACACGCTGCTGCTGCTGGAGCATCCGCCGGTGCTCACCCTGGGCCGCAACGCCCATCGCAGCAACATTCTGGCTACGGATGAGATGCTGGCCCGCAAAGGCGTCACGATTCATGAGATCAACCGAGGCGGCGACGTGACCTATCATGGTCCGGGGCAGCTGGTCGGCTACCCGATCTTCGATCTGCGCAGCCTGCAAAACTCGACCGGCGGAAGGCTTGGCCCGGTCGATTACGTTCGCCGCATGGAAGAAGCCCTGATTCGTCTCTGCGCCGGGTATGGCGTGCTCACAGGCCGCGTACAGGGGCGAACCGGCGTCTGGACCAACGCCGTCGCCGGACAGGAAAAGAAGATTGGCGCGATTGGCGTCCATGTTTCGCGTGGTATTACTTCGCATGGATTTGCCTTCAACATCACCACCGACCTGCGCGACTTCCAGTGGATCGTGCCCTGCGGTATCGCTGATCGCGAAGTCACCAGCCTCGAACTCGAAATGCCGAGTCCCGAACAACTGCCGACGCTGGAACAGGCCGCCGATGCAGCGGCGCGGCACTTCGGTCATGTTTTCGGTGAGCAGATTCTGGCCGTTGAAGGCGTCGACTCCCTCCGCGGCAACGCCGGACATCCTATCCGCGCAGCCGTCCGCGTGTAG
- the sucB gene encoding 2-oxoglutarate dehydrogenase, E2 component, dihydrolipoamide succinyltransferase: MATEVIMPQMGESIFEGTITKWLKKVGDTVQKDEPLFEISTDKVDAEIPSPVAGVLSEIKVFEGATVQINTVVALVGEAAAPQKEAPAAASKPATAPASKSAAGDGASDAANAAAKSTAQPDASGPVSAGPVSGGTDVVMPQMGESIFEGTITKWLKKVGDSVAKDEPLFEISTDKVDAEIPAPVAGKLSEIKVPEGATVQINTVVAVIGGSSASPATATAAPVSAPAKSEAPAASPMTAPIPASAGTAERLRSSPLVRRIAKDNNLDLTQIPGTGSGGRITKDDTLKFLAEKGAGATAPAPAPIPATPPAVPVAAPVAASAPAIAAAAPIAPAASPLPGELVPLTRMRSIIAQRMVESAHTSPHVHTVFKVDMTRIAKLREKEKGKYEQRNGVKLTYMPFIAAAAVQTLRKFPIVNASMEGDAIRYHQNINLGIAVSLEWGLIVPVIKQAEERSFLGLARAVADLAERARGKKLKPEEVSGSTFTLTNSGIFGEEFGTPIINQPDSAILAIGGLKKEPLVITDSEGNDTIAIRWTQNFCLGFDHRTIDGADAGKFMAEFKKTLENWSGDIG, translated from the coding sequence ATGGCAACCGAAGTAATCATGCCCCAGATGGGCGAGTCGATTTTTGAAGGCACCATTACCAAGTGGCTCAAGAAGGTCGGCGACACTGTCCAGAAAGACGAGCCGCTCTTCGAAATCTCGACGGACAAAGTGGATGCCGAGATTCCCTCGCCCGTCGCCGGGGTGCTCAGCGAAATCAAGGTCTTCGAAGGCGCGACCGTGCAGATCAACACCGTCGTCGCGCTGGTAGGCGAAGCCGCCGCACCTCAAAAGGAAGCACCTGCCGCTGCCTCTAAGCCGGCGACGGCCCCGGCCTCGAAGAGCGCCGCCGGCGATGGCGCTTCCGACGCCGCGAATGCAGCAGCCAAATCCACCGCGCAACCCGACGCTTCCGGCCCGGTCAGTGCTGGGCCAGTCTCAGGCGGAACGGACGTGGTCATGCCTCAGATGGGCGAGTCCATCTTCGAGGGAACCATTACCAAGTGGCTGAAAAAAGTGGGCGACTCCGTTGCGAAGGACGAACCACTCTTTGAAATTTCGACCGACAAGGTGGATGCAGAGATTCCTGCGCCCGTCGCCGGAAAACTCAGCGAAATCAAGGTTCCCGAAGGCGCAACGGTGCAGATTAACACGGTAGTCGCCGTCATCGGAGGCTCCTCGGCAAGCCCGGCAACGGCCACGGCGGCACCCGTGAGCGCTCCAGCCAAGTCCGAAGCTCCAGCCGCTTCGCCCATGACAGCGCCGATCCCCGCGTCGGCCGGTACAGCGGAAAGGCTCCGTTCTTCGCCGCTCGTCCGCCGCATCGCCAAGGACAACAACCTCGATTTGACGCAGATTCCCGGTACCGGCTCCGGCGGTCGCATCACTAAAGACGACACGCTCAAGTTCCTCGCCGAAAAGGGCGCGGGCGCAACGGCACCGGCACCGGCACCAATTCCAGCAACGCCCCCTGCCGTGCCTGTGGCTGCACCTGTCGCGGCCTCCGCGCCTGCCATCGCCGCTGCCGCGCCCATCGCGCCAGCGGCGTCTCCGCTTCCCGGTGAGCTGGTGCCGCTTACCAGGATGCGCAGCATCATAGCGCAGCGCATGGTCGAGAGCGCGCACACCAGCCCTCACGTCCACACCGTCTTTAAGGTGGACATGACGCGTATCGCCAAACTCCGCGAGAAGGAAAAGGGCAAGTACGAGCAGCGCAACGGCGTCAAGCTTACCTACATGCCGTTTATCGCCGCCGCCGCCGTGCAGACGCTGCGCAAGTTCCCCATCGTCAACGCGAGCATGGAAGGCGATGCGATTCGTTATCACCAGAACATCAACCTCGGCATCGCGGTCTCGCTGGAATGGGGCCTGATCGTCCCGGTCATCAAGCAGGCCGAGGAGCGCAGCTTCCTCGGACTCGCTCGCGCTGTCGCCGATCTGGCAGAGCGCGCACGCGGCAAGAAGCTCAAGCCGGAAGAGGTTTCCGGCTCGACCTTTACACTGACGAACTCGGGCATCTTCGGCGAAGAGTTCGGGACCCCGATCATCAACCAGCCCGATTCGGCAATCCTGGCCATCGGCGGCCTCAAGAAGGAGCCGCTGGTGATCACCGACAGCGAAGGCAACGACACCATCGCCATCCGCTGGACACAGAATTTCTGCCTGGGCTTCGACCATCGCACGATCGATGGGGCGGATGCCGGGAAGTTCATGGCAGAGTTTAAGAAGACGCTGGAGAACTGGTCCGGCGATATTGGTTGA
- a CDS encoding GntR family transcriptional regulator, which produces MKRVSEIETQAFAFRLDAHSGVPVYRQLIDQVQAAIASGALAVGDQLPTVRQVAVDLAINPNTVSRAYREMEIRGLLDTQQGTGTFVADRKVEYSKDDRERMLGQLVSEFVSRAGAAGFTLKQLLKALREMQPDEELKRK; this is translated from the coding sequence ATGAAGCGAGTCTCTGAAATCGAAACACAGGCATTCGCCTTCCGGCTGGACGCTCACAGCGGCGTGCCGGTGTACCGGCAGTTGATCGATCAGGTACAGGCAGCTATTGCTTCCGGTGCGCTGGCAGTGGGCGATCAGTTGCCCACGGTGCGCCAGGTAGCTGTGGATCTGGCAATCAACCCCAACACCGTTTCCCGCGCCTACCGCGAGATGGAGATTCGCGGACTGCTCGACACCCAGCAGGGCACAGGAACCTTTGTCGCGGACCGGAAGGTTGAGTATTCGAAGGACGACCGCGAACGGATGCTCGGGCAACTGGTCAGCGAGTTCGTCTCACGCGCTGGCGCAGCCGGTTTTACCTTGAAGCAGTTATTGAAAGCGCTGCGCGAAATGCAGCCGGATGAGGAATTGAAGCGAAAGTAA
- a CDS encoding PadR family transcriptional regulator, with product MPKRKLDPLPSAAFQILLSLAEEDLHGYAIMRQVEEQTAGRMRLGPGTLYGSIQSLLEEQLIEEIEPEDDEKIGQDRRRFYRLTASGRKVARSEAERLADLLRVARAKKILRGDYV from the coding sequence ATGCCAAAACGAAAACTCGATCCATTGCCTTCGGCGGCCTTCCAGATTCTGCTCTCACTCGCGGAAGAGGACTTGCACGGCTACGCGATTATGCGCCAGGTTGAGGAGCAGACAGCCGGCCGCATGCGGCTGGGCCCAGGCACGCTCTACGGCTCCATCCAGTCGCTCCTCGAAGAACAACTGATCGAGGAAATCGAGCCGGAAGACGATGAAAAAATTGGCCAGGACCGGCGGCGCTTCTACCGTTTAACCGCATCCGGGCGCAAAGTAGCTCGCTCCGAGGCCGAAAGGCTCGCCGACCTGCTGCGCGTCGCCCGCGCCAAAAAGATTCTGAGGGGGGATTATGTCTGA
- a CDS encoding alpha/beta hydrolase family protein, with translation MRFRASLLISTALLTSTLVPAAEPPKLPTPSGPFGIGRLSYDWTDTARLDTQGPDPKRNRELMVYLWYPTERPSSEPHSEYLPGAKQIDADPELGHQMHGGYGDVWPQILSGAVYSHAIENAPATKSPKQFPVVIFSHGMGGSSFGYTALLEALVSRGYVIAAIQHPGTADAVVFSDDRIAHEFHDTPPPGLTPDQMFHRMMDQTGKGIETGAADERFALDRLTQLNTGSHKQFALAGRLDLNRVALMGHSAGADFAARACELDARFRACIDLDGAMAPIEALPEYPDGKTIQQPLLFLEAYHDEAHIFGTHEQKLAFFQKEKEQLAKCPPGSYDVVLNPPGMMHGSFSDAYLVHSPNTPEQTTQALHNLTLAQSYILAFLDKNLKSQPAPLLDDPNTPHPDATIQHLGT, from the coding sequence ATGAGATTTCGAGCCAGTCTTCTCATCTCCACAGCATTGCTCACCAGCACTCTCGTCCCCGCCGCCGAACCTCCAAAGCTGCCCACTCCCTCCGGCCCCTTCGGCATCGGCAGACTCAGCTACGACTGGACCGACACCGCACGCCTCGACACCCAGGGCCCCGATCCAAAGCGCAATCGCGAACTCATGGTCTACCTCTGGTACCCCACCGAGCGCCCATCCAGCGAACCCCACAGCGAGTATCTGCCAGGTGCGAAGCAGATCGACGCCGACCCCGAACTCGGTCACCAGATGCATGGGGGCTACGGCGATGTCTGGCCGCAGATTCTCTCCGGCGCGGTCTACTCCCACGCGATCGAAAATGCGCCAGCAACCAAAAGCCCTAAGCAGTTCCCCGTCGTGATCTTCTCTCATGGCATGGGCGGCTCAAGCTTCGGCTACACCGCGCTCCTCGAAGCGCTGGTCAGCCGCGGCTATGTGATCGCCGCCATCCAGCATCCCGGCACCGCCGATGCCGTCGTCTTCTCCGACGACCGCATCGCGCACGAATTCCACGACACACCGCCACCCGGCCTCACCCCAGACCAAATGTTTCATCGAATGATGGACCAGACCGGCAAAGGCATCGAAACCGGTGCTGCTGACGAGCGATTCGCGCTCGACCGGCTCACGCAACTGAATACAGGCAGCCATAAACAATTCGCTCTCGCAGGCCGCCTCGACCTTAACCGCGTCGCCCTCATGGGTCACTCCGCGGGAGCCGACTTTGCCGCCCGTGCCTGCGAACTCGACGCCCGCTTCCGTGCCTGCATCGATCTCGATGGAGCGATGGCCCCCATCGAGGCGTTACCCGAATACCCCGACGGCAAAACCATCCAGCAGCCTCTGTTATTTCTTGAGGCTTATCACGACGAAGCCCATATCTTCGGCACTCACGAACAGAAACTAGCCTTCTTCCAGAAAGAAAAGGAACAACTCGCCAAATGTCCCCCGGGCAGCTATGACGTTGTGCTCAACCCTCCGGGCATGATGCATGGCAGCTTCAGCGACGCCTACCTGGTTCACTCTCCCAATACGCCCGAGCAGACCACGCAGGCGCTACATAACCTGACGCTGGCACAGTCCTACATCCTCGCCTTCCTCGACAAGAATCTGAAAAGTCAGCCCGCACCTCTGCTCGACGATCCGAACACTCCACATCCGGACGCGACCATCCAACACCTCGGCACCTAA
- a CDS encoding slipin family protein, with amino-acid sequence MTLHKGFNSVGVTVLLICIAIGLAAAKLLNMPLLAAAFALAGLYFLFAVVVVDQWEKVAVLRFGRYRGLRGPGLFLIVPIVDTLSRYVDQRVRVTTVSAESTLTRDTVPVNVDAIIFWLVWNAEKSILEVEDFTQAISLSSQTALRESIGRHQLAQMITDRETLGRELQKILDEKTTPWGITVQSVEIRDVRIPQALENAMSQQAQAERERQARVILGEAEVQVSEQFAQASRVYNDNPGALHLRGMNMLYEAIREKGAMVIVPSSAIETMGLGGTLATTAMAKQQN; translated from the coding sequence GTGACTCTGCACAAGGGATTCAACAGTGTTGGTGTAACTGTCCTGCTGATCTGCATTGCCATCGGCCTCGCAGCCGCAAAGCTTCTCAACATGCCACTCCTTGCAGCGGCCTTCGCCCTCGCGGGACTCTACTTTCTCTTTGCCGTCGTAGTCGTAGACCAATGGGAGAAAGTCGCGGTGCTGCGCTTCGGGCGCTATCGCGGACTACGTGGGCCGGGACTGTTTTTGATCGTCCCTATCGTCGATACCCTGAGCCGCTACGTAGACCAGCGCGTGCGCGTCACCACCGTCAGCGCCGAGTCGACGCTCACCCGCGACACGGTTCCGGTCAATGTGGACGCAATCATCTTCTGGCTCGTATGGAATGCAGAAAAATCGATTCTCGAAGTCGAGGACTTCACGCAAGCCATCTCGCTCAGCTCGCAGACAGCACTGCGCGAATCAATCGGGCGGCATCAGCTTGCGCAGATGATCACAGATCGCGAGACGCTGGGCCGTGAATTGCAGAAGATTCTCGACGAAAAAACGACGCCGTGGGGCATCACCGTGCAGTCGGTCGAGATTCGCGATGTGCGCATTCCGCAGGCACTCGAAAACGCCATGTCGCAGCAGGCGCAGGCCGAACGCGAGCGCCAGGCGCGCGTGATTCTGGGAGAGGCCGAGGTGCAGGTGTCCGAACAGTTCGCGCAGGCCTCGCGCGTCTACAACGACAACCCAGGCGCACTGCATCTGCGCGGAATGAACATGCTCTACGAAGCGATCCGCGAGAAGGGCGCAATGGTGATCGTGCCTTCCTCCGCAATTGAAACCATGGGCCTAGGCGGTACGCTCGCTACAACCGCCATGGCCAAGCAGCAGAACTGA
- a CDS encoding S41 family peptidase, which yields MSEKIYAFLIRLFPVHFRKTYGDDALQLFRDRSSAEKGLLPGLRLWLDMLADLAVSIPREYRHSEPALMRAPAAQHEDGIPGFELVETEAPPPGTFFSAAVLSMAIFAAISVLIVHGGSYRALWLRGSQPQHANEAQASNSAHRTQPPSGDGREKILSPSGPATQIASLQAGEAHPSEAASKQKALTGSALLVQASQAQTTLPNPQDATTTIAPAVTAERTRLVDAAAASIRQYYFDRGVAKQTADALQAHAARGDDSAATNGEELAEMLTRQMRDASHDMHLEMVYSRETLPEPRAEPAPENLARYRKELKENNCFFEKVEILPHNIGYLKLNSFPDISECRTAATHAMASLNHADAIIFDLRDNTGGFPEMVSFIASYLFDHPEYLFNPREMPSPQSWTRSPVFGNRLADKPVYVLTSGSTWSGAEQFCYDLKMLKRATLVGEKTRGGAHAGVFHRIDDHFGIGIPEVKAINPFGAADWEGVGVEPDVKVKAADALETAAKLATDKLQKK from the coding sequence ATGTCTGAAAAGATATATGCCTTTCTGATCCGGCTCTTTCCCGTCCATTTCCGCAAGACCTACGGGGACGACGCCCTGCAATTATTCCGCGACCGCTCAAGTGCCGAAAAAGGACTTCTGCCGGGATTGCGGCTGTGGCTGGACATGCTGGCAGATCTGGCCGTTTCCATTCCTCGCGAGTACCGTCACTCCGAACCGGCACTCATGCGCGCCCCTGCCGCGCAACACGAGGACGGCATACCCGGCTTCGAACTGGTGGAAACCGAAGCTCCACCTCCCGGAACATTCTTCTCCGCTGCCGTCCTTTCGATGGCTATTTTCGCGGCCATCTCGGTTCTGATCGTCCATGGCGGAAGTTATCGTGCGCTGTGGCTCCGCGGCTCGCAGCCGCAACATGCGAACGAGGCGCAAGCCTCCAACTCGGCCCACAGGACACAGCCACCCAGCGGGGATGGTAGAGAAAAAATCCTATCCCCGAGCGGCCCAGCGACGCAGATAGCCAGCCTGCAAGCAGGCGAAGCTCATCCGTCGGAGGCCGCTTCCAAGCAAAAGGCGCTGACCGGCAGCGCTCTGCTTGTCCAGGCAAGCCAGGCGCAAACGACACTGCCAAATCCGCAGGACGCGACCACCACGATTGCCCCAGCCGTCACTGCGGAGCGCACGCGCCTAGTCGATGCCGCAGCCGCAAGTATCAGGCAGTATTACTTTGATCGAGGCGTTGCCAAACAAACCGCGGACGCTCTGCAAGCACACGCAGCGCGTGGCGACGACAGCGCGGCAACGAATGGCGAGGAGCTAGCCGAGATGCTGACGCGGCAGATGAGAGACGCGAGCCATGACATGCACCTCGAGATGGTCTACAGCCGCGAAACACTCCCCGAACCCCGTGCGGAACCGGCGCCAGAGAACCTTGCGCGTTACCGAAAGGAGTTGAAGGAGAATAACTGCTTCTTCGAAAAGGTGGAGATCCTGCCGCATAACATCGGCTATCTCAAGCTCAATTCCTTCCCCGATATTTCGGAGTGCCGGACAGCAGCAACCCATGCGATGGCCTCGTTGAACCACGCAGACGCAATCATCTTCGACCTGCGGGACAACACCGGAGGTTTTCCGGAGATGGTGTCGTTCATCGCCAGCTACCTCTTCGACCACCCTGAGTATCTGTTCAACCCAAGAGAGATGCCGTCGCCGCAATCCTGGACGCGGTCGCCTGTTTTCGGCAACCGGCTCGCGGACAAGCCTGTATATGTGCTGACTTCAGGCTCGACCTGGTCCGGCGCGGAGCAATTTTGCTACGACCTGAAGATGCTGAAACGCGCAACGTTGGTGGGCGAGAAGACGCGTGGCGGAGCCCATGCGGGCGTCTTCCATCGCATCGACGACCATTTCGGCATCGGCATACCAGAAGTGAAGGCGATCAATCCATTCGGAGCGGCCGATTGGGAAGGCGTAGGCGTTGAGCCCGATGTGAAGGTGAAAGCTGCGGACGCTCTGGAAACAGCAGCCAAACTGGCAACCGACAAGCTGCAGAAGAAATAG